A region from the Hypnocyclicus thermotrophus genome encodes:
- the carB gene encoding carbamoyl-phosphate synthase large subunit, which translates to MLNKSIKKTLVIGSGPIVIGQAAEFDYSGTQACNALKEEGIEVILVNSNPATIMTDKTTADKVYIEPITVEFIEKIIEKERPDSILAGMGGQTGLNIAVELYDKGILDKYNVKVIGTSIKSIKRGEDRDLFKQAMEKIGEPIIQSKIVESLEEGEKFAAEIGYPVVVRPAYTLGGSGGGIADNPEELKNILLKGLKLSRVGQVLVEKSILGWKEIEYEVMRDGNGNCITVCNMENIDPVGIHTGDSIVVAPSQTLSDKEYQMLRTSAIKIINEIGVIGGCNVQFALNPDSFEYAIIEINPRVSRSSALASKATGYPIAKVGAKLALGYTLDEIKNDVTGKTYACFEPALDYVVVKIPKWPFDKFKEANKILGTKMMATGEIMAISSNFESAFLKGIRSLEIGQHNLVHKLASKRSIEELKKRIQKPDDERIFDLVELLRRGYFKRNLAKLTGIDIFFIEKFEWIVKLEEHLKALNLENLTPELLKDLKRKGFSDKGIAELMGIDELDIYNKRIEYKIKPTYKMVDTCAAEFEAISPYYYSTYDEFDEVEITDKKSVAVIGSGPIRIGQGIEFDYCTVHSIKALQKLGYETIIINNNPETVSTDFSIADKLYFEPLVSEDVLNIIEKEKPIGVILQFGGQTAIKLAKILDEKGIKILGTSYDKIDEAEDRERFEDLMERLSINRPKGKAIWSVKDGIKTAKILEYPVLVRPSYVLGGQGMEICYDKVNLIKYLENSFDRDPENPILIDKYLNGIELEVDAICDGEEILIPGIMQHLERAGIHSGDSITIYPTQDISKEIEEKILDYTKKIAKELNVIGMINIQFIEFKGELYIIEVNPRSSRTVPYISKITGVPMIEIATNCIFGKKLKELPYGTGIYKRADLVAVKVPVFSTEKLSNVEVSLGPEMKSTGEVLGVAKTVEEAIYKGLIASNKDYTKIGKNVLVTVKDSDKQELIDIAKRLIKLKFNLIATEGTHNFLKENGIESEIINKITEGYPNILDKLKNREIDLVINTPTKANNVQSDGFKIRRTAIEYGIEIITSLDTLNAVINILENKIHKNVQEVFDINEI; encoded by the coding sequence TTGTTAAATAAATCTATAAAAAAAACACTTGTAATAGGTTCTGGACCAATAGTAATTGGACAAGCAGCAGAATTTGATTATTCAGGAACGCAAGCATGTAATGCTTTAAAAGAAGAAGGAATAGAAGTAATACTTGTAAATAGTAATCCAGCTACAATAATGACAGATAAAACAACAGCAGATAAAGTATATATAGAGCCAATAACAGTAGAGTTTATAGAAAAAATTATCGAGAAAGAGAGACCAGATAGTATTTTAGCTGGTATGGGCGGACAAACTGGATTAAATATAGCAGTAGAACTTTATGATAAAGGAATTTTAGATAAGTATAATGTAAAAGTAATAGGAACTTCTATCAAATCAATTAAAAGAGGAGAAGATAGAGATCTATTTAAACAAGCTATGGAAAAAATTGGAGAACCAATAATACAAAGTAAAATAGTAGAATCGCTTGAAGAAGGGGAAAAATTCGCAGCAGAGATAGGATATCCTGTAGTTGTAAGACCAGCATATACACTTGGAGGAAGTGGTGGAGGAATAGCAGATAATCCAGAAGAATTAAAAAATATTTTGTTAAAAGGATTAAAGTTAAGTAGAGTAGGTCAAGTACTTGTAGAAAAGTCAATTTTGGGATGGAAAGAGATAGAATATGAAGTGATGAGAGATGGAAATGGGAACTGTATAACAGTATGCAATATGGAAAATATTGATCCAGTTGGAATACATACAGGAGATAGTATAGTAGTAGCACCTTCTCAAACACTTAGTGATAAAGAATATCAAATGCTTAGAACTTCGGCTATAAAAATAATAAATGAAATAGGAGTAATTGGAGGGTGTAATGTTCAATTTGCATTAAATCCAGATTCATTTGAATATGCAATAATAGAGATTAATCCTAGGGTTAGTAGATCATCAGCATTAGCATCTAAGGCAACTGGATATCCTATAGCAAAAGTTGGAGCAAAATTAGCCCTCGGTTATACATTAGATGAAATAAAAAATGATGTAACAGGAAAAACATATGCGTGTTTTGAACCAGCACTTGACTATGTAGTAGTAAAAATTCCAAAATGGCCATTTGATAAATTTAAAGAAGCAAATAAAATACTTGGAACTAAAATGATGGCAACTGGAGAAATAATGGCAATTTCAAGTAATTTTGAAAGTGCATTTTTAAAAGGAATACGTTCATTGGAAATAGGACAACATAATTTAGTACATAAATTAGCATCTAAAAGAAGTATAGAAGAGTTGAAAAAAAGAATACAAAAACCGGATGATGAAAGAATATTTGACCTTGTAGAGCTTTTAAGAAGAGGATATTTTAAAAGAAATTTAGCAAAACTTACAGGAATAGATATTTTTTTTATAGAAAAATTTGAATGGATAGTAAAGCTTGAAGAGCATTTAAAAGCATTAAATTTAGAAAATCTAACTCCTGAGTTATTAAAAGATTTAAAAAGAAAAGGATTTTCTGATAAAGGTATAGCTGAATTAATGGGAATAGATGAACTTGACATATATAATAAAAGAATAGAATATAAAATAAAACCTACTTATAAAATGGTTGATACTTGTGCGGCAGAATTTGAAGCAATATCACCGTATTATTATTCTACTTATGATGAATTTGATGAAGTAGAAATCACAGATAAGAAAAGTGTGGCAGTAATAGGAAGTGGACCTATAAGAATAGGACAAGGAATAGAATTTGATTATTGTACTGTACATTCAATAAAAGCATTACAAAAATTAGGTTATGAAACAATTATAATAAATAATAATCCTGAAACTGTAAGTACAGATTTTAGTATAGCAGATAAACTTTATTTTGAACCACTTGTATCAGAGGATGTCTTAAATATAATAGAAAAAGAAAAACCTATTGGTGTAATATTACAATTTGGTGGGCAAACAGCAATAAAACTTGCTAAAATATTAGATGAAAAAGGAATTAAAATATTAGGAACCTCTTATGACAAAATAGATGAAGCAGAAGATAGAGAAAGATTTGAAGATTTGATGGAAAGGCTTAGTATAAATAGACCAAAAGGAAAAGCTATATGGTCTGTAAAAGATGGAATTAAAACAGCTAAAATATTAGAATATCCAGTACTTGTAAGACCATCATATGTACTTGGTGGACAAGGTATGGAAATATGCTATGATAAAGTAAACTTAATAAAATATTTAGAAAATTCATTTGATAGAGATCCTGAAAATCCAATATTAATAGATAAGTATTTAAATGGAATTGAGCTTGAAGTAGATGCAATATGTGATGGTGAAGAGATTCTTATTCCAGGAATAATGCAACATTTAGAAAGAGCAGGGATACATTCTGGTGATAGTATAACAATATATCCAACCCAAGATATATCAAAAGAAATAGAAGAAAAAATACTTGATTATACAAAAAAAATAGCAAAAGAGTTAAACGTAATTGGAATGATAAATATACAATTTATAGAGTTTAAAGGAGAATTATATATAATAGAAGTTAATCCTCGTTCAAGTAGAACAGTACCATATATAAGTAAAATAACAGGTGTACCAATGATAGAGATTGCGACAAATTGTATATTTGGTAAAAAATTAAAAGAGTTACCTTATGGCACTGGAATATACAAAAGAGCAGATTTAGTAGCAGTAAAAGTACCAGTATTTTCTACAGAGAAGTTATCAAATGTAGAGGTAAGTTTAGGACCTGAGATGAAATCTACAGGAGAAGTACTTGGAGTGGCAAAAACAGTAGAAGAGGCAATATATAAAGGACTTATAGCGTCTAATAAAGATTATACTAAAATTGGAAAAAATGTACTTGTAACAGTAAAAGATAGCGACAAACAAGAATTAATAGATATAGCAAAAAGACTTATAAAATTAAAATTTAATTTAATAGCAACAGAAGGAACTCACAATTTTTTAAAAGAAAATGGAATAGAAAGTGAAATAATAAATAAAATTACTGAGGGATATCCAAATATTTTAGATAAATTAAAAAATAGAGAGATAGATTTAGTAATAAATACTCCAACAAAAGCAAATAATGTACAAAGTGATGGATTTAAAATAAGAAGAACAGCAATTGAATATGGAATAGAGATAATTACATCATTGGATACATTAAATGCAGTAATAAACATATTAGAAAATAAAATACATAAAAATGTTCAAGAGGTATTTGATATAAATGAAATATAG
- a CDS encoding carbamoyl phosphate synthase small subunit — protein sequence MKAKLILETGEVFQGKAFGYISETVGELVFNTSMTGYQELLTDPSYYGQIVITTYPLIGNYGINLEDMQSKGIKVKGFVIKEEAKLPNNFRCELSIGAFLKQNKIMGIKGLDTRYLTKLIRDKGTMKAIITTKELTQKELKEKFDNFTNEEAVKNVTCKEKYRISGIGKKVGILDFGIKENIIESFKKRECDITVFPAYTKSEEILNSDIEAIFLSNGPGDPKDIPEIIENIKKLAGKKPIWGICLGHQLLSLALGGNTVKLKFGHRGGNHPVRDLEKNKIYITSQNHGYVVDKLPKGATLTHINLNDNSVEGMKIENLNIRSVQFHPEAAPGPEETAYIFDDFLKMLD from the coding sequence ATGAAAGCAAAATTAATTCTTGAAACAGGAGAAGTATTTCAAGGGAAGGCATTTGGTTATATTTCAGAAACAGTAGGTGAATTAGTATTTAATACATCTATGACAGGATATCAAGAACTTTTAACAGATCCATCATATTATGGACAAATAGTTATTACAACTTATCCATTAATAGGTAATTATGGGATAAATCTTGAAGATATGCAATCAAAAGGAATAAAAGTAAAAGGGTTTGTTATTAAAGAAGAAGCAAAATTACCAAATAATTTTAGATGTGAATTAAGTATAGGAGCTTTTTTAAAACAAAATAAGATAATGGGAATTAAAGGACTAGATACAAGGTATCTTACAAAACTTATAAGAGATAAAGGAACTATGAAAGCAATAATTACAACAAAAGAACTTACTCAAAAAGAATTAAAAGAAAAATTTGATAATTTTACTAATGAAGAAGCTGTAAAAAATGTTACGTGTAAAGAAAAATATAGAATTTCAGGAATAGGTAAAAAAGTAGGAATATTAGATTTTGGGATAAAAGAAAATATAATAGAATCATTTAAAAAAAGAGAGTGCGATATAACGGTATTTCCTGCATATACTAAATCAGAAGAGATATTAAATAGTGATATAGAAGCTATATTTTTATCAAATGGACCAGGAGATCCAAAAGATATTCCAGAAATAATAGAAAACATAAAAAAATTAGCAGGTAAAAAACCAATTTGGGGAATATGCCTTGGACATCAATTATTATCACTTGCACTTGGAGGAAATACAGTAAAATTAAAATTTGGGCATAGAGGCGGAAATCATCCTGTAAGGGATTTGGAGAAAAATAAAATTTATATAACCTCACAAAATCATGGATATGTAGTAGATAAACTTCCCAAAGGAGCTACACTTACGCATATAAATTTAAATGATAATAGTGTAGAAGGAATGAAAATAGAGAATTTAAATATTAGAAGTGTACAATTTCACCCAGAAGCAGCACCAGGGCCTGAAGAAACAGCTTATATTTTCGATGATTTTTTAAAAATGTTAGATTAA
- a CDS encoding ABC transporter permease — protein sequence MNIKEGIFSAFNTLRSNKMRSFLTMLGIIIGISSVIMISTIGKGFQEGIVKNLNEISKNNIDIRIEPNPDVQIKRKDMFTEEDIDYLKTINGVDSISLIKDAYVQIDLGEDKKWIQISGGNSDILRISSMKLLYGRNIFEIDNRLKRKVVIIDDLLAKKKFGKVDVIGEKIDFITDGRKETYIIIGVIENIMKKLSETIRDDIFMAVIPYRTLKKYHNIRESGYISIRVKDINEKARVGNEALKLLERVKKNKGIYKISKELSQALESFNKILSLAALFISAVAAISLFVGGIGVMNIMLVSVTERTREIGIRKAIGAKNKDILFQFLVEALILTIVGGILGLLIGYFGAQLIGKFIKIVPILSLNIFIIAISVSSIIGIVFGVVPAIKASKLNPIEALRHE from the coding sequence GTGAATATAAAAGAAGGGATTTTCTCAGCTTTTAATACTTTGAGAAGTAATAAAATGCGTTCCTTTTTGACTATGCTTGGAATAATAATAGGAATATCCTCTGTAATAATGATATCAACTATTGGAAAAGGATTTCAAGAAGGAATTGTAAAAAATTTAAATGAAATTAGTAAAAATAATATAGATATTAGAATAGAACCTAATCCAGATGTTCAAATAAAAAGAAAAGATATGTTTACAGAAGAGGATATAGATTATTTGAAAACTATAAATGGAGTAGATTCAATATCACTTATAAAAGATGCGTATGTTCAAATAGATTTAGGTGAGGATAAAAAGTGGATTCAGATAAGTGGTGGAAATAGTGATATATTAAGAATATCTTCTATGAAATTATTATATGGAAGAAATATATTTGAAATAGATAATAGGTTAAAAAGAAAAGTGGTAATTATTGATGATCTATTAGCTAAAAAGAAATTTGGTAAAGTAGATGTCATAGGAGAAAAAATAGATTTTATAACAGACGGAAGAAAAGAAACATATATAATTATTGGAGTAATTGAAAATATAATGAAAAAACTTTCTGAAACAATAAGAGATGATATATTTATGGCAGTAATTCCTTATAGAACATTGAAAAAATATCATAATATTAGAGAAAGTGGATATATTTCAATAAGAGTAAAAGATATTAATGAAAAAGCTAGAGTAGGAAATGAAGCACTAAAACTATTAGAGAGAGTAAAGAAAAATAAAGGGATTTATAAAATAAGTAAAGAATTAAGTCAAGCTCTTGAAAGTTTTAATAAAATACTTTCTTTAGCAGCTTTATTTATTAGTGCAGTTGCTGCAATATCTCTATTTGTAGGAGGTATAGGAGTAATGAATATTATGCTAGTAAGTGTAACAGAGAGAACAAGAGAGATAGGAATAAGAAAAGCAATTGGTGCTAAAAATAAAGATATATTATTTCAATTTTTAGTAGAAGCTCTTATTTTAACAATAGTAGGCGGGATTTTAGGTTTATTAATAGGTTATTTTGGTGCACAATTAATTGGAAAGTTTATTAAAATCGTTCCAATACTTAGCTTAAATATATTTATAATAGCGATATCAGTTTCTTCAATTATAGGGATAGTATTTGGTGTAGTACCAGCAATAAAAGCTTCAAAACTTAATCCTATCGAAGCTTTACGTCATGAATAA
- a CDS encoding efflux RND transporter periplasmic adaptor subunit, whose protein sequence is MKKKIFIGAIIILLAIIVVKFVKKDDKRIKNNVYVKVDSIVKKDIEEIVKAKGKVDAKEVKELYSSIVQKVKEVKYKIGDRVEKNDTLILFDNNEKERLLNEIKLLNLDIENEKINLKLLKKDINNIEILQKKYEIETKEKNLENLEMNLELLEKQKKAFSIKYDTFIKNLKEKEELFKDGGLSKDELTELRNQKIDLENEMAAKDYEIYNKNQEIENRKLEIELYKKIYDIIIKNYNTDLEKRENNIKITENNLKKYNIQLKEKEKNLEKIKGKLISPFDGVILSIRAEKNMLTDTEKPLIVLANTTNMIIKTDVPTYDIGKIKIGDMVRIKTDILENGYYNGKITKISNIAEQKQEQGYIETVVGIEILVIDKDTKLKPGYDVDIEIITNKSKNTLIVPSIDIVYDNNKKYIYIVENNKLKKVEIKTGIENLNETEIIETKLDENTKIVKNPSLDLKNNMKVNVIEN, encoded by the coding sequence ATGAAAAAGAAGATATTTATAGGAGCTATAATAATTTTATTAGCAATAATTGTGGTAAAATTTGTAAAAAAAGATGATAAAAGAATTAAAAATAATGTGTATGTAAAAGTTGATAGTATTGTAAAAAAAGATATAGAAGAAATAGTAAAAGCTAAAGGAAAAGTAGATGCAAAAGAGGTAAAAGAACTTTATTCTTCAATAGTTCAAAAAGTAAAAGAAGTAAAATATAAAATAGGAGATAGAGTAGAGAAAAATGATACATTAATATTATTTGATAATAATGAAAAAGAAAGACTTTTAAATGAAATAAAATTATTAAATCTAGATATAGAAAATGAAAAAATAAACCTAAAATTATTAAAAAAAGATATAAATAATATAGAAATTTTACAAAAAAAATATGAAATAGAAACAAAAGAAAAAAATTTAGAAAATTTAGAAATGAACTTAGAGCTTTTAGAAAAGCAAAAAAAAGCATTTAGTATAAAATACGATACTTTTATAAAAAATTTAAAAGAAAAAGAAGAGTTATTTAAAGACGGTGGTTTATCTAAAGATGAACTAACAGAGTTGAGAAATCAAAAAATTGATTTAGAAAATGAAATGGCAGCAAAAGATTATGAAATATATAATAAAAATCAAGAAATTGAAAATAGGAAATTGGAAATAGAATTATATAAAAAAATATATGACATAATAATAAAAAATTATAATACTGATTTAGAGAAGAGAGAAAATAATATAAAAATCACTGAAAATAATTTAAAAAAATATAACATTCAATTAAAAGAAAAAGAGAAAAATTTAGAAAAAATAAAAGGTAAATTAATAAGTCCATTTGATGGAGTTATATTATCTATTCGAGCAGAAAAAAATATGCTGACAGATACAGAAAAGCCATTAATAGTATTAGCTAATACTACTAATATGATAATAAAAACAGATGTTCCCACATATGATATAGGAAAAATAAAAATAGGAGACATGGTAAGAATAAAAACAGATATATTAGAAAATGGTTATTATAATGGAAAAATAACAAAAATATCAAATATAGCCGAACAAAAACAAGAACAAGGATATATAGAAACAGTAGTTGGAATAGAGATACTTGTAATAGATAAAGATACAAAATTGAAACCTGGTTATGATGTTGATATAGAAATAATTACAAATAAAAGTAAAAATACTTTAATTGTACCAAGTATAGATATAGTTTATGATAATAATAAAAAATATATTTATATAGTAGAAAATAATAAATTAAAAAAAGTAGAAATAAAAACAGGAATAGAAAATTTAAATGAAACAGAAATAATAGAAACAAAATTAGATGAAAATACTAAAATTGTAAAAAATCCATCATTAGATTTAAAAAATAATATGAAAGTAAATGTAATAGAAAACTAG
- a CDS encoding TolC family protein, with protein MKKFLLFIIITLNIYAQEYSINYYIQKYLESNKTIYNNNIKKMELKEKELKLRKYNNFNLSLSDYFSKDYTIKGINSHYFDLTASYGDFSYSLSIDRDIDEISSNIISYEKNILDFYNSDEKYLYNNKKIDNKIEKLNLINEKYSYIDNIINKYYDIVKLNKEIKIKQKYLKNLKKEKDLLEKKFKFGKIKKLELDLYELEYKNSQLDYELLRKDIFILKNEFYNLIRIEEDENKFNENLEYNYTLDLSDYKYTTKEILKLNKELILKQKEYYKKVEIPDLSFYTNYDIKNNGYKVGLTVSKKFNIINYNKKSSEYDYENIIINNENNLKDINSEIENIKINYNKLVLNIEKTKDKIEYKKQELKIYNKLYESGEISLIDFIKKEEELNNLDIELNNYLIEAKKIELQVEKYNKYKF; from the coding sequence GTGAAAAAATTTTTATTATTTATTATAATTACTTTAAATATTTATGCACAAGAATATAGTATCAATTATTATATTCAAAAGTATTTAGAGAGTAATAAAACAATATATAATAATAATATAAAAAAAATGGAGTTAAAAGAAAAAGAATTGAAATTAAGAAAGTATAATAATTTTAATTTATCATTAAGTGATTATTTTTCAAAAGATTATACCATAAAAGGAATAAATTCTCATTATTTTGATTTAACGGCGTCTTATGGTGATTTTAGTTATTCTCTTAGTATTGATAGAGATATAGATGAAATTTCTTCAAATATTATAAGTTATGAAAAAAATATATTAGATTTTTATAATAGTGATGAAAAATATTTATATAATAATAAAAAAATAGATAATAAAATAGAAAAATTAAATTTAATAAATGAAAAATACAGTTATATAGATAATATTATTAATAAATATTATGATATAGTAAAATTAAATAAAGAAATAAAAATCAAACAAAAATATTTAAAAAATCTAAAGAAAGAAAAAGATTTACTTGAGAAAAAATTTAAATTTGGAAAAATAAAAAAATTGGAATTAGATTTATATGAATTAGAATATAAAAATAGTCAGTTGGATTATGAATTATTGAGAAAAGATATATTTATATTAAAAAATGAATTTTATAATTTAATTAGAATAGAAGAGGATGAAAATAAATTTAATGAAAATTTAGAATATAATTATACTTTAGATTTATCAGATTATAAATATACAACAAAAGAAATATTAAAATTAAATAAAGAGTTAATTTTAAAACAAAAAGAGTATTATAAAAAAGTAGAGATACCTGATTTATCTTTTTATACAAATTATGATATTAAAAATAATGGATATAAAGTAGGATTGACAGTAAGTAAAAAGTTTAATATTATTAATTATAATAAAAAAAGTAGTGAATATGATTATGAAAATATAATAATAAATAATGAAAACAATTTAAAAGATATAAATAGCGAAATAGAAAACATAAAAATTAACTATAATAAGCTTGTATTAAATATCGAAAAAACAAAAGATAAAATAGAATACAAAAAACAAGAATTAAAAATATATAATAAACTATACGAATCAGGAGAAATTAGTTTGATAGATTTTATTAAAAAAGAAGAAGAATTAAATAATTTAGATATAGAACTTAACAATTATTTGATTGAAGCTAAAAAAATAGAATTACAAGTAGAAAAATATAATAAATATAAATTTTAG
- a CDS encoding putative bifunctional diguanylate cyclase/phosphodiesterase produces MDKEYLEILTVDDYVELKKELNKKFEENLHLLDISGYLEILEIMLKYNKNLKLSLHHFKHFINEKSSKNLDENIKKTLKVNMNASVKDDFKTIEQHDFNEKNALIFYDIIEKKITITSNFLKVLDIPEKKYTFYSLIKELYKKIDGIKPFFMKLKNEIYNDTEKIEIFYFKNGKKLEIVYKIYEFNDYRGLLFNIKILNDYYPILNYDELTGVLKRDIILKLIEDYSKDYRNKNMAVVLINLNSFRNVNNLFGFKMGDYVLKKISERIKFTIRKGDILGRISGDEFVLLLNNYNSIVNLRMIAERLLEKISEPIILLNKSYKVTASLGIAILEENKKNINHIMEYANLALEKAKIKHGNSYQFYEDIYHKEILRELKIDRELKEAIEEDQFIIYYQPLFNSQSQKITGFEALVRWKHPEKGIVSPMEFIPIAEKNGDIIPLGNLILKKAINEMKDILEAYNLKLSINFSAKQFDSPKFTHNINDIIGETRIKSKYIELEITETAVMENLDMNIQKMKELKNLGYSLAIDDFGTGYSSLSYLRKFPVNKLKIDRSFIQNLLNDEELQKIIKYIVKIAEALKLEVVMEGIEKEEEINVLKELGCTTLQGYYLCRPQPLDILKEKIKGFL; encoded by the coding sequence ATGGATAAAGAATATTTAGAGATATTAACAGTAGATGACTATGTGGAATTAAAAAAAGAATTAAACAAAAAATTTGAGGAAAATTTACATTTGCTTGATATTTCAGGTTATTTAGAAATTTTAGAAATAATGTTAAAATATAATAAGAATTTAAAGTTAAGTTTACATCACTTTAAACATTTTATTAATGAAAAATCTTCGAAAAATTTAGATGAAAATATTAAAAAAACGTTAAAAGTTAATATGAATGCATCAGTAAAAGATGATTTTAAGACTATTGAACAACATGACTTTAATGAAAAAAACGCTTTAATTTTTTATGATATAATAGAGAAAAAAATAACTATTACTAGTAATTTTTTAAAAGTTTTAGATATTCCTGAAAAAAAATATACTTTTTATTCTTTAATAAAAGAACTTTATAAAAAAATTGATGGAATAAAGCCTTTTTTTATGAAATTAAAAAATGAAATTTATAATGATACAGAGAAAATAGAAATATTTTATTTTAAAAATGGCAAAAAACTAGAAATTGTGTATAAAATTTATGAATTTAATGATTATAGAGGATTATTATTTAATATTAAAATATTAAATGATTATTATCCAATATTAAATTATGATGAATTAACAGGAGTATTAAAAAGAGATATAATTTTAAAACTAATAGAAGATTATTCAAAAGATTATAGAAATAAAAATATGGCAGTAGTTCTTATAAATTTAAATAGTTTTAGAAATGTAAATAATCTATTTGGTTTTAAAATGGGTGATTATGTATTAAAAAAAATATCAGAAAGAATAAAATTTACAATTAGAAAAGGAGATATTTTAGGAAGAATAAGTGGAGATGAATTTGTTTTATTACTTAATAATTATAATTCTATTGTAAATTTAAGAATGATAGCAGAAAGATTGTTAGAAAAAATATCGGAACCGATAATATTATTAAATAAAAGTTATAAGGTAACAGCAAGTCTTGGAATAGCAATACTCGAAGAAAATAAAAAAAATATTAATCATATAATGGAATATGCAAATTTAGCACTTGAAAAAGCAAAGATTAAACATGGGAACAGTTATCAGTTTTATGAAGATATTTATCATAAGGAAATTTTAAGAGAATTAAAAATAGATAGAGAGTTAAAAGAAGCGATAGAAGAGGATCAGTTTATAATATATTATCAACCATTATTTAATAGTCAAAGCCAAAAAATTACAGGATTTGAAGCTTTAGTTAGATGGAAACATCCTGAAAAAGGGATTGTATCACCTATGGAATTTATTCCCATTGCGGAAAAAAATGGTGATATTATACCATTAGGTAATTTAATATTAAAAAAAGCAATAAATGAAATGAAAGATATATTAGAAGCATATAATTTAAAATTAAGTATTAATTTTTCAGCAAAACAGTTTGATAGTCCAAAATTTACTCATAATATAAATGATATAATAGGTGAAACAAGAATAAAATCAAAATATATTGAACTTGAAATTACAGAAACTGCAGTAATGGAAAATTTAGATATGAATATTCAAAAAATGAAAGAGTTAAAAAATTTAGGATATTCTTTAGCAATTGATGATTTTGGTACAGGATATTCATCGCTTTCATATTTAAGAAAATTTCCTGTTAATAAATTAAAAATAGATAGAAGTTTTATTCAAAATCTTTTAAATGATGAAGAATTACAAAAAATCATCAAATATATTGTAAAAATAGCAGAAGCACTAAAATTAGAAGTAGTAATGGAAGGGATAGAAAAAGAAGAAGAAATAAATGTATTAAAAGAATTAGGATGTACGACTCTTCAAGGATATTATTTATGTAGACCTCAGCCGTTAGATATATTAAAAGAAAAAATTAAAGGTTTTTTATAA
- a CDS encoding PilZ domain-containing protein — MLNNSNLLILKKEDREILGKIVKNEKQKNKLKIEFVGKGTLPFIQVKDELEVGIPTKDGIYVFNSSVIYFDVIDRYIIIEYPTDIEKTNRRNYERHNIHINLEVIIEGEIYKAISSDIGGGGVGFYTAHNIEKGKTVIMNFQLGKHKYEGILGIIKSEMDTVHKNIKRYGIEYTNLEDDIREDILLKIFELNNN; from the coding sequence ATGTTAAATAATTCTAATTTATTAATATTAAAAAAAGAAGATAGAGAAATTTTAGGAAAAATTGTTAAAAATGAAAAACAAAAAAATAAATTAAAAATAGAATTTGTAGGAAAAGGAACTTTACCTTTTATCCAAGTAAAAGATGAACTAGAAGTGGGAATTCCCACAAAAGATGGAATTTATGTATTTAATAGTTCTGTAATATATTTTGATGTAATTGATAGGTATATAATAATAGAATATCCTACTGATATAGAAAAAACAAATAGAAGAAATTATGAAAGGCATAATATACATATAAATCTAGAGGTAATAATTGAAGGAGAAATATATAAAGCGATTAGTTCTGATATAGGAGGTGGAGGAGTAGGGTTTTATACAGCTCATAATATAGAAAAAGGAAAAACAGTAATAATGAATTTTCAATTAGGCAAACATAAATATGAAGGGATATTAGGGATAATAAAGTCAGAAATGGATACAGTTCATAAAAATATTAAAAGGTATGGAATAGAATATACAAATCTTGAAGATGATATAAGGGAAGATATTCTTTTAAAAATATTTGAATTAAATAATAATTAA